The Ranitomeya imitator isolate aRanImi1 chromosome 6, aRanImi1.pri, whole genome shotgun sequence genome window below encodes:
- the LOC138641691 gene encoding uncharacterized protein, giving the protein MKARSRSLTFYLCMKTTGPICPCQLPAPSAHANYHPIYWPHLPVPTTGPICPCQLPSHLLAPSVRANYRPHLPMPTTIPSTGPICPCQLPAPSAHANYHPIYWPHLSVPTTVQSTAPSARANYHPIYRPHLPVPTTIPSTGPICPCQLPSNLLAPSARANYRPIYSPICPCQLPSHLPAPSARANYRPIYSPICPCQLPSHLPAPSARANYRPIYSPICPCQLPSHLPAPSARANYRPIYWPHLPVPTTIPSTGPICPCQLPAYLPSHLPVPTTVQSTAPSARANYQPIYRPICLCQLPAHIPAPSARASKELTPARGT; this is encoded by the coding sequence ATGAAGGCGAGATCTCGGTCGCTCACTTTCTACCTGTGCATGAAAACTACCGGCCCCATCTGCCCGTGCCAACTACCGGCCCCATCTGCCCATGCCAACTACCATCCCATCTACTGGCCCCATCTGCCCGTGCCAACTACCGGCCCCATCTGCCCATGCCAACTACCATCCCATCTACTGGCCCCATCTGTCCGTGCCAACTACCGGCCCCATCTGCCCATGCCAACTACCATCCCATCTACTGGCCCCATCTGCCCGTGCCAACTACCGGCCCCATCTGCCCATGCCAACTACCATCCCATCTACTGGCCCCATCTGTCCGTGCCAACTACCGTCCAATCTACAGCCCCATCTGCCCGTGCCAACTACCATCCCATCTACCGGCCCCATCTGCCCGTGCCAACTACCATCCCATCTACTGGCCCCATCTGCCCGTGCCAATTACCGTCCAATCTACTGGCCCCATCTGCCCGTGCCAATTACCGTCCAATCTACAGCCCCATCTGCCCGTGCCAACTACCATCCCATCTACCGGCCCCATCTGCCCGTGCCAATTACCGTCCAATCTACAGCCCCATCTGCCCGTGCCAACTACCATCCCATCTACCGGCCCCATCTGCCCGTGCCAATTACCGTCCAATCTACAGCCCCATCTGCCCGTGCCAACTACCATCCCATCTACCGGCCCCATCTGCCCGTGCCAATTACCGTCCAATCTACTGGCCCCATCTGCCCGTGCCAACTACCATCCCATCTACTGGCCCCATCTGTCCGTGCCAACTACCAGCCTATCTACCGTCCCATCTGCCTGTGCCAACTACCGTCCAATCTACAGCCCCATCTGCCCGTGCCAACTACCAGCCTATCTACCGTCCCATCTGCCTGTGCCAACTACCGGCCCATATACCGGCCCCATCTGCCCGTGCCAGTAAGGAGCTCACTCCTGCACGAGGAACCTAG